Genomic segment of Salvia hispanica cultivar TCC Black 2014 chromosome 2, UniMelb_Shisp_WGS_1.0, whole genome shotgun sequence:
AATACCAATGTCATCTTGAAATGTGGGATAATGACAACAATTACCAAATCTTCCTCTTGAAAGGTAGCAAAAAGATTTCTAAATAAAGTGCAAAAATGGCATATTATTCTTTcgtttataattaaatattccacTAATGACTTAGACACGAGTTTATGATTGTAAAAAGTTCCTacaattgtatttttataggTTCATTTtacattcttttttatttttaaaaattaatttctctttactatttttgtccatttcaaaattttagtctatttatagttttaaacATTGGTTGCGcgagtttcatttttaactaacattgttttaatttttttatttaattaatttcattgagtataatttgtgttgtttttaaaattgtttataatgAATGGAGagtgaaataaattagtgagggtTGTACTAAAATTTAGCAAGAAGAAACTTGGTGGTGGACTGGTGGTGGTGAGGAGCAGCAGCGATTTTGCCACTGCAGAGCTCCCAAATTCCATCATTTATTATtcgaaaaagaagaggaaattTAGAACCAGCTAATTCAATCATGGATATGCAAGCCCTAGCTTCGTCGTCTTCGTCTACCAGCGGAAGTTCTGCCAATCCTCCGCCGCCGGAGGATGCGTGGTTCAACACTTATCTGAAGCTAATTCCTCAATGGCAATCTCTTCCCACGGTAATTGATTTTCctgcttttattttttcaatttttgaggGGAGTGTGATAGAATTCATGTGCTGAGTTGAGGGAAATTTGTATTATTCtgcatctttttttttctattgtgAAATTGCGCTTTCACTTTTGGTCGGTTGTTTGTTTTGGggaaattgaatatttaatctATCTTCAACCTAGCAGCtgaaattttaagatattggGCTTGATTGTTGTAtgaaagattcaatttttattagttcGATTGTTAGTGAGAGGGGTAGAATATGTTGGCTGAGttgtttttgagtttttagTAGAAACTGGTTAATAAAAATCATCCTTGTGGGATGCATCTAGCTTTTGCCCTCATTTTGCAATTGTGCTTCTGTGGTTGTTCTGACAGGAGATGATCCCAGTTGAAATATCTAGAGTTAATCAGGTAGATGCTGGACGGCTTGACGTTGAAATGTCGGCTATGTTAAAAGAGCAGTTGGTTAAAGTTTTTTCTTTACTGAAGGTAAACATCATGCTGTTAATCATGTTTTCTTGGACCAGAAgcttttataattaattggcAGTTCACAGGCATTTGATTTACATTCCCTTTTTTGGGGTTAGCCAGGAATGCTATTCCAATACGAGCCTGAACTCGATGCATTTCTTGAGTTTCTAATATGGAGATTTTCGATATGGGTTGATAAGCCTACACCTGGTAATGCTCTCATGAACTTGAGGTATAGGGATGAACGTGCAGTTGAGCCAAGGGTAAAAGGTCAGTGgttatttacttgttttcttcttctgccAGTTAATCTGTCGTTCTGATCATTCTTATATAGCGTTTAGGTTGTATATTTACTTCCTATGAAAGATGTGCAATAAACTGGTGACTGAATGCTTCAAGATATTGGAGAAAGTCAGTTGTGTTATGAGAAGTTACGGTGCTATGTAATGAAGAATCACAAGTAACTTCATGCCCGGGCAAGTTTCGGGTGATTAACAACTTGAAGTATTTTAAGGCAGGATGACATTATGACCATACATGAGTTGTACAGTGTTAAATGTTTGCAACTGACTCTACATGCTCCTCTTTGTTTTTCTACTCAAATGCTACTTGTGCACTTTCTGTCCTACAACGTCAAACATGAATTTAAGTTTGATGAACATCATTGTTTCCTAGTGTAAATTGCGTAACTTGCAATCACAGAAATCTATGCATGTTGCTGGTGTCTATGGACCTCTTAATATGCAATAAAGTACTGTTTTCAGAATCACTAAAGAGATTGGAAGACTTAATCTAGATGATCTTAGCACTGTCTTTGCACTATTTGCTCAGTTGAAAAAATCTTGCAATTATTCAGtggtttaaaaattaaatttagtatagataaaataaaatggcaTATTTATCAATTCAAAATGGCTGTTTACTGATTCTGAACCACTGATGAGAATCATGAGATGTCTAAGCAAACTGGGTAGATGAAGTGGTTTGACCATATGAGATAGAATACATACCTGCCAAATTGTTTTGGCACTTGTTGTTACAAAATGTGTTAAAAAGCCCATACCTCGAGTgagaaaatatgtaaatactAAATGGAAATCAATAAGATGTGCCTTTGGTAGTATCCGCCTAGATATGCCCATATTGTCCTACACCTAATATTTGGCTAGTGGGGCAGGAAATTATTCAAGAAATGAAGCTTATCTGTGTGCATGTTATCTTTTTACATTTGTCCCGATatgtttgaatatatataaaattattactttCATCTTTTGGCTCTCTGTTTTGTAGTGTTTACTAGTATAAGTTTGTTATGAGAGAGTCAGAGACCCTTCTTCTATGTTTTGGGCAAAACTCCTACAATAATATCTTCAAGATGATCTTTTTGCAAAACCTTGTGATGctaatttatgcataattgTGAATTAGCAGTAAAATAGCAGCTTTGTTGGCTAGTTTAAATTCTAGTTGCTAGCTAAGCCTTATACCCTTTTGCCACTTTGAAACAAGGGCTTAGAAATTGTCTTTATCAAGGATCCAGCCGTCCAGGTTTCCTCCCATTTTGACATAATTCATATTCTGTTTCTGTTTTACATTATACCTTTGTGTCTTGGAGAGAAGAGGcctttgaaataaatttaagtCTTACAATGGTgagaatgataaaattatgttcAGTATACCCTTGGTATTAGTTATTATATTGTGGATCTTTACCTTTAATGTCCAAGCTTTACACTTATGCTTTTGTATGCATTCTTATAGTTAGAATGGGGCTGGAGGGGCCAGGATTAACTGTTTCTCAGAAGATATGGTACTGTATAGCAACTGTTGGTGGTCAGTATATTTGGGCCCGACTTCAGTCGTTTTCTGCTTTCCGTAGATGGGGTGATACTGAGCAGGTGCTTCTTTTCTCTGCAAGATTATACTATAGTGCTATGTAGTTGTTGCAAGATATGCAGTAAAGTAGTGTTCTAACTTCTAATCATCTCTTCTTTATCCAGAGATCACTAGCTCGTCGGAGTTGGTTTCTCCTACAACGCATAGAAGGATTTTATAAGGCTGCATCCTTTGGAAACCTTCTCATATTCCTTTTGACAGGAAGGTATCAGTCTTATGCAGcctttgtatttttttttagttaaaaaaatatttttgctcTTATCTGCTTTGGTATGTGAATAACAATCGTATCTTTGTAGTAATTGGTCTTTCCTTTATGCAGGTATAGGAGTCTTATTGAGAGAGCCTTACGAGCAAGGCTTGTCTATGGAAGTCCAAATATGAATCGATCTGTGAGCTTTGAGTACATGAACCGGCAGTTGGTGTGGAATGAATTTTCGGTAAATCATCTCATGATTCTCATCATTTCTTGCAAGTATAGTTTTGGTAACATTTTTGTTAAGATGCTATATGCTCTTCCACTCCATCCCGCCCGGCTTCCCCTTCCTAGTGGAACTTTACTAACTTCTATAAGAATTTTGTGCACTCCGTTTCCCTTTAAAGTCAGGCTGAGTTAGTCATGTTGCTTCAATTTACTCTTAGGATTTAGCCCCCCTTGTATCCAAACAGCGAAGTTTTTTTGGTGAACTTAGTTGTATCAAACTTGTTTGGCATGGCGATTTTAGTTATCAAGTTGCTGTACTT
This window contains:
- the LOC125203768 gene encoding peroxisome biogenesis protein 2-like codes for the protein MDMQALASSSSSTSGSSANPPPPEDAWFNTYLKLIPQWQSLPTEMIPVEISRVNQVDAGRLDVEMSAMLKEQLVKVFSLLKPGMLFQYEPELDAFLEFLIWRFSIWVDKPTPGNALMNLRYRDERAVEPRVKVRMGLEGPGLTVSQKIWYCIATVGGQYIWARLQSFSAFRRWGDTEQRSLARRSWFLLQRIEGFYKAASFGNLLIFLLTGRYRSLIERALRARLVYGSPNMNRSVSFEYMNRQLVWNEFSEMLLLLLPLLNSSSLRKVLRPFSKDISSNSEGDDALCPICQATPTTPFLALPCQHRYCYYCLRTRCSASMSFRCSRCSEPVVAMQRHGDSVSNETH